The Sorangiineae bacterium MSr11954 DNA segment CCATGGCGAAGGAGCGCGGCGGGACCGGTCTCGCGATCCAAGCACATATGTCCATGTAACTATTACCGAATATAGCTTCTCCCCAGGGCGCTCGCCATTTTCGAGCACTCGAAATCCAAACGGCGCGCGGCGCGTGTAGTCCGATCATGACGCAGCCACCCAACGCCAACTCACCCGCCATGCGACAACTCGCGCTCTTCTTCCGACCGGCAGCGACGCCATCGCAGGCCAGGATCGCGCTGCGAGCGGCGGTCGGCGGGGTCTTTCTCGTCTCGGGGATCATCAAGCTCCTGTACGAGAATCAAGGAGTGGGACGGTTCACCCGAATCGGGCTGCCGCTGGCGGCGCAATTGGCTCGTTTCGTCAGCGTGGTCGAGATCGTCGCGGGCGGTCTGCTGCTCGTCGGGCTCTTCACCCGGCTCGCGACCGTGCCTCTCATGGTCGATATGCTGGTCGCCATCGTCACCACCAAGGTGCCGCTCCTATTTGGCGTCGGCCCCGAGCCCGTCTCGGCGATGCCAAAGATCGGATTTTGGGCTTTTGCCTACCAGGTACGACTGGACATCACCATGCTGTGCGCATGCGGTTATCTGCTGGCCGTCGGGGCGGGGCTCTGGTCCTTCGATGCGCTGTTAATGCGACGGCGGTGGAGCACATCCCTTTTGGGGCAAGTGCATCACGACACCGAGGTAGGGCCGCATACGGTAGCCTAGGCTCGACGTCATGCCGTCCGCTGCAAGTCAGCACAAGGTGTCTCCGGCATCCGAGAGCGATGAAGCGCTCGTCGCTCGAGTGGGGCTCCGCGACGAGGTTGCGCTGCGCGTTCTCCACGCCCGCCATGCCGCGCGAATCTTTACCATCGCGGCGCGTATGGCCGGCGAGTCCGTCGCGGAAGACGTCGTGCAAGACGTTTTGCTGACCGTTTGGCGCAAGCACGAGACATTCGACCCCGCACGCGGCTCGTTCAAGAGCTGGATCGCGCAGATAACGCGGCGCCATGCGCTGAACGAGCTTCGCCGTCGTCGGCGGTATGCCAAGGACGTTCCCGACGAGCTCGAGGACGTCCCCGCCGAGGCGCTGGAACCCGACGAGGCCCAATGGGCCGCGCATCGCCGAGCCGTCGTTCGCCGCGCGGTGGCCGCGCTTCCTGTCGCGGAGCGCCAGGCGCTGTCGCTCGCGTTCTTCGACGAGTTGACCCACGAGCAAGTCGCATCCACGCTGCGAACGCCGCTCGGAACGGCGAAGTCGCGCATCCGCCTCGGCATGAAGCGCCTCGCGCCGGTGCTCGCGGCGGTGCTCGTGGCCGTCGTTGCATTCCTGGGCTGGAAGCGCGAACACCAGCGGCAAGAGCTCCAAGCGCGCGCGCTCCGCATGGTCACCTCGAGCGACGTCGTTCCCATCCGCCTCGGCCCCACCGAGGGCACGCCGCCCGCGGCCCACGGTACATACCGCGCGCGCGCAGGCACCGGTATCGCCGTGCTGACCGTGAGCTATCTCCCATCGATCGCGGGCGCCGAGCGGTACGCCGCGTGGGTCCGACATGGCGAGCACTGGACGTCGCTTGGGATGATCGACGTGCGGGCCGACGGTAGCTCGTTGCTCACGTGCGAGAACGAATCCCTCGCAACCCCCGCCGACGAAGTGCGCGTAACACGCGAAGCGAATGCCGGCCCCGTGCCGCGAGGTCCGGCGGTCTTGGAATGGCCAGTGGCACACCGGTGAACGCTTTCGACTTCACGGTGGCGCGCGATCCCGCCGCGGCCTGGGATGCCACGTTCTTCGCGGCATTCGGCCGCTGCGCGACGACAGGGTGCAGAGTGCCTCGCCCGGCAACACAGGCACCGACATCGCACTACGTTTGCAAGCCTCGCTCGAAGTGCCGGGAGAGGAGCATCGGTGCATCGCCCCCGTCGGCGAGCCTCCGAACTTGAAAGGCGCA contains these protein-coding regions:
- a CDS encoding DoxX family protein, which produces MRQLALFFRPAATPSQARIALRAAVGGVFLVSGIIKLLYENQGVGRFTRIGLPLAAQLARFVSVVEIVAGGLLLVGLFTRLATVPLMVDMLVAIVTTKVPLLFGVGPEPVSAMPKIGFWAFAYQVRLDITMLCACGYLLAVGAGLWSFDALLMRRRWSTSLLGQVHHDTEVGPHTVA
- a CDS encoding sigma-70 family RNA polymerase sigma factor gives rise to the protein MPSAASQHKVSPASESDEALVARVGLRDEVALRVLHARHAARIFTIAARMAGESVAEDVVQDVLLTVWRKHETFDPARGSFKSWIAQITRRHALNELRRRRRYAKDVPDELEDVPAEALEPDEAQWAAHRRAVVRRAVAALPVAERQALSLAFFDELTHEQVASTLRTPLGTAKSRIRLGMKRLAPVLAAVLVAVVAFLGWKREHQRQELQARALRMVTSSDVVPIRLGPTEGTPPAAHGTYRARAGTGIAVLTVSYLPSIAGAERYAAWVRHGEHWTSLGMIDVRADGSSLLTCENESLATPADEVRVTREANAGPVPRGPAVLEWPVAHR